One part of the Vicinamibacteria bacterium genome encodes these proteins:
- a CDS encoding 4-coumarate--CoA ligase family protein codes for MIFRSPHGNVAIPDSPLTDFVFARARSLGAKPALIDGPSGRAISFAEIEEAIQRVAKGLSSRGFEKGDVFAIYAPNVPEYAVAFHGVARLGGVTTTVNPLYTPEELRRQLDDAGATRLLTVPPFLDKASEACRGSRVEEIFVFGGSDSATPFSALLENDGDPPEVDIDTAEDLVALPYSSGTTGLQKGVMLTHRNLVANLVQTSAAFEGGLTERDVCIGILPFFHIYGMLVIMNLALWKGASIVTMPRFDLQGFLELMQRYRVTAAHLVPPIVLGLSKHPMVDQYDLTSLRWIMSGAAPLGENVAGACARRLGCFVLQGYGLTETSPVSHCNPIDEDRIKPGSVGPPVPGTECRIVSPESGLDVGPGENGEIWIRGPQVMKGYLNNVQATRAAIDDEGWFRSGDVGHADEDGYFFIVDRLKELIKYKGFQVAPAELEAILLSHPAVADAAVVPKPDEEAGEIPKAFVVLREEIPKQAILDFVAERVAPYKKIREIEVIDAIPKSPSGKILRRLLR; via the coding sequence ATGATTTTCAGGAGTCCTCACGGGAACGTGGCCATTCCCGATTCACCATTGACGGATTTCGTGTTCGCCCGAGCGCGCAGTCTCGGAGCGAAGCCGGCTCTTATCGATGGGCCGAGCGGCCGCGCGATTTCTTTCGCCGAGATCGAGGAGGCGATTCAGCGCGTGGCGAAGGGGCTTTCTTCCCGTGGCTTCGAGAAAGGGGACGTTTTCGCGATCTACGCGCCCAACGTCCCCGAGTACGCGGTCGCGTTCCACGGCGTCGCGAGGCTGGGAGGAGTGACGACCACGGTAAACCCCCTCTATACCCCCGAGGAGCTGCGACGCCAGCTCGATGATGCCGGAGCGACGCGCCTGCTCACCGTTCCCCCCTTCCTCGACAAGGCGAGCGAAGCCTGCCGCGGTTCTCGCGTCGAGGAGATCTTCGTATTTGGCGGCTCGGACAGCGCGACCCCATTCTCAGCGCTCCTCGAGAACGACGGCGACCCGCCGGAGGTCGATATCGATACCGCAGAGGATCTGGTGGCCCTGCCCTATTCGAGCGGTACGACCGGTCTTCAAAAGGGGGTAATGCTGACTCATCGCAACCTCGTGGCGAACCTCGTCCAGACCAGCGCCGCCTTCGAAGGCGGCTTGACCGAGAGAGACGTCTGCATCGGCATCCTGCCCTTCTTTCATATCTACGGCATGCTCGTCATCATGAATCTCGCGCTTTGGAAAGGCGCATCGATCGTGACCATGCCTCGATTCGACCTTCAGGGTTTTCTCGAGCTCATGCAGCGATACCGCGTCACCGCGGCCCACCTGGTGCCTCCCATCGTGCTCGGTCTGTCGAAACATCCGATGGTCGACCAGTACGATTTGACGTCGCTGCGGTGGATCATGTCGGGAGCCGCCCCTCTCGGTGAGAACGTCGCCGGTGCCTGCGCCAGGAGGCTCGGCTGCTTCGTCCTTCAGGGCTACGGCCTCACCGAGACGAGTCCCGTATCGCACTGCAACCCAATCGACGAGGACAGGATCAAGCCCGGCTCGGTGGGGCCGCCGGTGCCGGGAACCGAGTGCCGGATCGTTTCGCCCGAGTCGGGGCTCGATGTGGGGCCGGGAGAGAACGGCGAGATCTGGATCCGTGGCCCTCAGGTCATGAAGGGCTACCTCAACAACGTCCAGGCGACTCGAGCAGCGATCGACGACGAAGGCTGGTTTCGTTCGGGAGACGTCGGCCATGCCGACGAGGACGGCTATTTCTTCATCGTCGACCGCTTGAAGGAGCTCATCAAATACAAAGGGTTCCAGGTAGCCCCGGCCGAGCTCGAGGCGATTCTTCTCTCCCATCCGGCGGTGGCCGATGCGGCCGTCGTTCCCAAGCCCGACGAAGAGGCGGGCGAGATACCGAAGGCCTTTGTCGTCCTGAGAGAGGAAATTCCGAAGCAGGCCATCCTGGATTTCGTCGCCGAGCGGGTGGCGCCTTACAAGAAGATCCGCGAGATCGAGGTCATCGATGCGATCCCAAAATCGCCGTCGGGCAAGATCCTGAGACGGCTACTGCGGTAA
- a CDS encoding proline iminopeptidase-family hydrolase, translated as MMMKIPLALVALTLLQACTNGSPPEPAITSSYLDYTGRDDVLSGGVKRIPVETPKGTFHVWTKRVGNNPTTKVLLLHGGPGATHEYFEAFDSYFPAAGIEYYYYDQLGSAYSDQPDEPELWEVPRFVEEVEQVRIALGLDRSNFYLLGHSWGGILAMEYALKYQQHLKGLVISNMMASIPAYNEYARTVLMPAMDQSALAEIKRLEAAGEYDNPSYMELLIANHYVDHVLRMPAEQWPDPVNRAFENINHNIYVPMQGPSELGASGKLLNWDRTQDLGKIGVPTLVVGARHDTMDPSHMEMMAGELPKGRYLLCPRGSHMAMYDDQLVYFEGLVQFIRDVDAGRF; from the coding sequence ATGATGATGAAGATACCCCTCGCTCTGGTTGCCCTGACGCTCCTGCAAGCTTGTACGAACGGCTCGCCACCGGAACCAGCGATCACGTCGAGCTATTTGGACTACACCGGCCGCGACGACGTTTTGAGCGGTGGTGTGAAACGGATTCCCGTCGAGACGCCCAAGGGCACTTTTCACGTCTGGACCAAGCGCGTCGGCAACAATCCCACGACCAAGGTGCTGCTCCTCCACGGCGGCCCGGGGGCGACGCACGAGTACTTCGAGGCCTTCGACAGCTACTTTCCCGCCGCCGGCATCGAGTACTACTACTACGACCAGCTCGGCTCGGCCTACAGCGACCAGCCCGACGAGCCCGAGCTGTGGGAGGTTCCGCGTTTCGTCGAAGAGGTCGAACAGGTCCGCATCGCGCTCGGGCTCGATCGAAGCAACTTCTACCTCCTGGGCCATTCCTGGGGCGGAATTTTGGCCATGGAATACGCATTGAAATACCAGCAACATCTCAAAGGGCTCGTCATCTCGAATATGATGGCCAGTATTCCCGCTTACAACGAGTACGCCCGTACCGTGCTGATGCCCGCCATGGACCAGTCGGCTCTGGCAGAGATCAAACGGCTCGAGGCCGCCGGGGAGTACGACAATCCCAGCTACATGGAGCTACTGATCGCCAATCATTACGTCGATCATGTTCTGCGCATGCCGGCCGAACAATGGCCGGACCCGGTGAACCGCGCGTTCGAGAATATCAACCACAATATCTACGTTCCCATGCAAGGGCCGAGCGAGCTCGGAGCGAGCGGAAAGCTCCTCAACTGGGATCGGACGCAGGATCTCGGCAAGATCGGGGTCCCGACTCTCGTAGTAGGCGCCCGCCACGACACGATGGATCCATCCCATATGGAGATGATGGCTGGTGAGCTTCCAAAAGGACGCTACCTCCTTTGCCCGCGTGGCAGCCACATGGCGATGTACGACGATCAGCTCGTCTACTTCGAGGGTCTCGTTCAGTTCATCCGCGATGTGGATGCGGGTCGCTTCTAG
- a CDS encoding acetamidase/formamidase family protein, producing MRSQIVPSLVIVVVLGANAIGQERVQFEPEVGYPTFAVREPVLRIKPNTILVSRTMMGAYYTREGGAFPGEVGPFYIEGATTDDTLVVEVLKVRPNHDLAASQVSSSFGGLAGESRVRFLADPIGERRYVWTIDREKMTGKTELPGSKMREIEIDLQPMLGRVGVAPRGEEAFGGLWPGDFGGNMDAPEVREGTTVYLPIFHDGAYLYFGDGHARQGEGEVGGTGLETSMDVELRIDLIKGEAIDWPRLEDEEFIMVAGSARPLIDAFRLAHVELIEWLQADYGFDRLDAYALLGQLAQTTVANIVDPAYTVVAKFPKRYLPQ from the coding sequence GTGCGCTCACAGATCGTACCGAGTCTCGTAATCGTCGTCGTCCTGGGGGCGAACGCCATCGGGCAAGAGCGTGTGCAGTTCGAGCCCGAGGTCGGATACCCGACGTTCGCCGTTCGCGAGCCAGTGCTTCGGATAAAGCCGAACACGATTCTCGTCTCCAGGACGATGATGGGGGCTTACTACACCAGGGAAGGTGGCGCTTTTCCGGGCGAAGTCGGCCCGTTCTATATCGAAGGGGCGACGACGGACGACACCCTGGTCGTCGAGGTGCTGAAAGTGCGACCCAACCACGACCTCGCTGCCTCGCAAGTGTCCTCGAGCTTCGGGGGGCTAGCGGGTGAAAGCCGGGTCCGGTTCCTCGCGGACCCGATTGGCGAGAGGCGCTACGTTTGGACGATCGATCGGGAAAAGATGACGGGGAAGACCGAGCTTCCTGGAAGCAAGATGAGAGAGATCGAGATCGATCTGCAACCGATGCTCGGCCGGGTAGGCGTTGCCCCGCGGGGCGAGGAGGCGTTTGGCGGATTGTGGCCCGGGGATTTCGGTGGAAACATGGATGCGCCCGAAGTCCGTGAAGGCACGACCGTTTACCTTCCCATCTTCCATGACGGCGCCTACTTGTACTTCGGCGACGGCCACGCGCGGCAGGGGGAAGGAGAGGTCGGCGGAACCGGCCTGGAGACATCCATGGACGTGGAGCTGCGCATCGACCTCATCAAAGGGGAAGCCATCGACTGGCCGCGCCTCGAAGACGAGGAGTTCATCATGGTGGCGGGCAGTGCCCGACCACTGATCGACGCCTTCCGCCTCGCCCACGTGGAGCTCATCGAATGGCTCCAGGCCGACTACGGATTCGACCGACTCGACGCTTACGCTCTGCTGGGCCAGCTCGCCCAGACGACCGTCGCCAATATCGTGGACCCCGCGTACACTGTCGTCGCCAAGTTTCCCAAACGTTATTTACCGCAGTAG
- a CDS encoding prolyl oligopeptidase family serine peptidase, with protein MKSWFGLVALLFLPIDSSAGFVDRAIEMDGESYSYTVFVPTEWTADKQWPVVLFLHGAGERGSDGTGQLKIGLPARIRELGDFPAVVVMPQCRDRMWWGDPAMEAQTFEALERSVKEFNGDPERVYLTGLSLGGYGVWAFGYKYPDRFAALAPVCGGVLPNRRIAPPDWHPASIAPDDPYTETARRVSAPVWVFHGDADRRVPVNESRKLAAALEAAGKSVRYTEYAGVGHDSWDRAYWEEELVPWLLSHRRGE; from the coding sequence ATGAAATCCTGGTTCGGTCTCGTCGCCCTGCTCTTCCTCCCCATCGACAGCTCGGCAGGCTTCGTCGATCGCGCCATCGAGATGGACGGCGAGAGCTACAGCTACACCGTCTTCGTCCCCACGGAGTGGACCGCGGACAAGCAGTGGCCGGTCGTTTTGTTTCTGCATGGCGCGGGCGAGCGCGGCTCGGACGGGACCGGTCAGTTGAAAATCGGCCTTCCTGCACGAATTCGCGAGCTCGGCGATTTTCCCGCCGTCGTGGTGATGCCGCAGTGCCGCGATCGGATGTGGTGGGGCGATCCGGCCATGGAAGCTCAAACGTTCGAGGCACTCGAGCGGTCGGTCAAGGAATTCAACGGTGACCCCGAGCGCGTCTATCTGACAGGCCTTTCGCTGGGAGGTTATGGCGTCTGGGCGTTCGGATACAAATACCCGGACCGCTTCGCCGCGCTCGCTCCCGTGTGCGGCGGGGTTTTGCCCAACCGGCGCATCGCTCCGCCCGATTGGCATCCGGCATCGATTGCTCCGGACGACCCTTACACCGAGACCGCCCGCCGGGTGAGCGCCCCGGTCTGGGTCTTTCACGGCGACGCGGATCGCCGGGTACCGGTCAACGAGTCGCGCAAGCTCGCCGCAGCGCTCGAGGCGGCGGGCAAGTCGGTCCGCTACACGGAGTATGCCGGTGTCGGCCATGACTCCTGGGACCGGGCCTACTGGGAAGAGGAGCTCGTCCCCTGGTTGCTCTCACATCGAAGAGGAGAATGA
- a CDS encoding PLP-dependent aminotransferase family protein: protein MATWKPTLPRGESPLYLAIANSIAEDISKGRLAEGERLPPQRDLADELKVALTTVTRAYSEAERRGLVSGEVGRGTFVLRKETFGLRHHHDVEPSATDLTANSLLPYPFAKELAASMAEVMLERDPWDLLAYQSSYGSRRHREAGARYLEWFGASSTPENVLVTAGAQHAMTVVFSTITNPGDTVLTAELTYAGMKSLANFLHIRLRGLIMDDEGIRPDALEAACATTNAKALYCMPSLQNPTAAVMSEKRRREIVAIAESYEMTVVEDDSYGFLVPGSRPLVSFAIDPSRFYYLTGTSKSLAPGLRVGFLRAPSPMMDRLAAAISSTILMATQSMADVVVRWVDDGTAERVMQWKRAEIGERQRVAKQILGRFDYRAHSSSPHGWLTIPEPWCVRDFVEQARMRGVVLSPAEDFIAARSTSAHAVRICLGPVEDRRRLQAALVTVSDILDTPPAPCQARV from the coding sequence ATGGCGACATGGAAGCCGACGTTGCCAAGGGGAGAGAGTCCCCTCTATCTCGCGATTGCCAATTCGATCGCCGAGGATATCTCCAAGGGCAGACTCGCCGAGGGAGAGCGGCTGCCTCCGCAGCGTGATTTAGCCGACGAGCTCAAGGTCGCTCTGACCACGGTGACCCGCGCGTACTCCGAGGCGGAGCGCCGGGGTCTGGTGAGTGGCGAGGTGGGGCGCGGCACCTTTGTGCTCCGCAAAGAGACGTTCGGGCTGAGACACCACCACGACGTCGAGCCGTCGGCGACCGACCTGACGGCAAACAGCCTCCTGCCTTATCCCTTCGCCAAAGAGCTCGCCGCGAGCATGGCCGAGGTCATGCTGGAGCGCGATCCATGGGATCTCCTCGCCTATCAATCGTCCTACGGCTCTCGCCGTCATCGTGAAGCAGGGGCGCGATACCTGGAATGGTTTGGAGCTTCCTCGACCCCGGAGAACGTGCTGGTGACGGCGGGGGCGCAGCACGCAATGACGGTCGTGTTCTCGACCATCACGAACCCGGGTGACACCGTTCTGACCGCGGAGCTCACCTATGCGGGGATGAAGTCCCTGGCCAACTTCCTCCATATTCGACTGCGGGGCCTGATCATGGACGACGAAGGCATCCGCCCCGATGCCCTCGAGGCGGCCTGCGCGACGACGAACGCGAAAGCGCTCTACTGCATGCCCTCGTTACAGAACCCGACCGCGGCGGTCATGTCGGAGAAGCGAAGGCGCGAGATCGTGGCCATCGCCGAGAGCTATGAGATGACCGTGGTGGAGGACGACAGCTACGGGTTCTTGGTCCCGGGCTCTCGGCCGCTCGTAAGCTTCGCGATCGATCCCTCACGATTTTACTACCTCACCGGCACTTCCAAGAGCCTCGCTCCCGGCCTGCGAGTCGGCTTTCTGAGGGCGCCGTCACCGATGATGGATCGTCTCGCGGCCGCCATATCGAGCACGATCCTGATGGCGACTCAGTCGATGGCGGACGTCGTCGTTCGCTGGGTCGATGACGGCACCGCGGAGCGGGTCATGCAATGGAAGCGTGCCGAGATCGGCGAGCGACAGCGAGTGGCGAAGCAGATCCTCGGTCGCTTCGATTACCGAGCGCATTCTTCCAGTCCGCATGGGTGGCTGACCATTCCCGAGCCTTGGTGCGTGCGCGACTTCGTGGAACAGGCACGCATGCGCGGCGTCGTGCTCTCGCCCGCCGAGGACTTCATCGCCGCTCGTTCGACCAGCGCCCACGCGGTACGCATTTGCCTCGGGCCGGTGGAAGATCGGCGCCGACTCCAGGCCGCTCTCGTTACCGTGTCGGACATCCTCGATACACCGCCGGCACCGTGCCAGGCTCGCGTTTGA
- a CDS encoding DUF4136 domain-containing protein has protein sequence MRLALPVLVLAATAAGAQKIEFDFDRKVDISQYSTFTWSKEQKPVANMANHVRFVNAIQKQMMERGFRIDVRNPDLLIQYTVDTHSSVQTRSTQQPSVWDPTDMKVQIDVSREEQVSLTIELKEAESSFMVWQAKGTYPLGTPDRSEKQIQSAVADVFSKYPDPKATKK, from the coding sequence ATGCGACTCGCACTACCGGTCCTCGTCCTTGCCGCCACTGCGGCCGGAGCTCAGAAGATCGAATTCGACTTCGACCGTAAAGTCGATATCTCCCAGTACAGTACGTTTACCTGGAGCAAGGAACAGAAGCCGGTTGCCAACATGGCGAACCACGTGCGATTCGTCAACGCGATCCAAAAGCAGATGATGGAGCGGGGCTTTCGCATCGATGTCCGCAACCCCGACCTCTTGATCCAGTACACGGTGGATACCCATAGCTCGGTCCAGACGCGCTCGACACAACAGCCTTCGGTCTGGGACCCTACCGACATGAAGGTTCAGATCGACGTGAGCCGGGAGGAGCAGGTCAGTTTGACGATCGAGCTCAAGGAAGCCGAGTCGAGCTTCATGGTGTGGCAAGCGAAAGGTACGTACCCGCTGGGCACGCCCGATCGCTCCGAAAAACAGATCCAATCCGCGGTAGCGGACGTGTTCTCGAAGTACCCGGATCCAAAAGCGACGAAAAAGTAG
- a CDS encoding prephenate dehydrogenase/arogenate dehydrogenase family protein yields the protein MDAELDALRTDLARVDRKILDLVAEREKLASKIGSVKRAAALPTRDFSQERDVVERARERALELGLSPRLAEELMLLLIRSSLTVQERESIKTVAGGTGKRALVIGGAGKMGRWFESFLRSQGFLVDIADPASKPYRSWKEMELPHDVIVIAAPLVVANQILLEMSRRPPGGLVFDIGSLKSPVRDGLRAMAAAGAKVTSVHPMFGPDTELLSGRHVIFVDVGVREATDAARELFRSTLAVRVEMDLESHDRLIAYVLGLSHALNIAFFTALAESGERAPELAKLSSTTFDEQLLVSKKVAGESPRLYFEIQSLNEYGTEALAALLYAVERIRSVVRAGDEAGFAALMERGKAYLSGR from the coding sequence ATGGATGCCGAACTCGACGCGCTGCGAACAGACCTTGCCAGAGTCGATCGCAAGATCCTCGACCTCGTCGCCGAGCGAGAAAAGCTGGCATCGAAGATCGGAAGCGTCAAACGAGCGGCGGCTCTGCCCACCCGCGATTTCTCCCAGGAGCGCGACGTGGTCGAGCGCGCTCGCGAGAGGGCCTTGGAGCTCGGACTATCCCCTCGTTTGGCCGAGGAGCTGATGCTCCTCCTCATTCGCTCGTCCCTGACGGTTCAGGAGCGTGAGTCGATCAAGACGGTAGCCGGGGGAACGGGCAAGAGAGCGCTGGTGATCGGAGGGGCGGGCAAGATGGGCCGCTGGTTCGAGAGCTTCCTGCGATCGCAGGGGTTTTTGGTTGACATTGCGGATCCCGCCTCCAAGCCGTATCGGAGCTGGAAGGAGATGGAGCTTCCTCACGACGTGATTGTGATCGCCGCACCGCTCGTCGTGGCGAACCAGATTCTTCTCGAGATGTCGCGACGCCCGCCCGGAGGTCTCGTCTTCGATATCGGTTCGCTCAAGAGCCCCGTGCGAGACGGTTTGCGGGCGATGGCGGCCGCGGGTGCGAAGGTGACCTCGGTACACCCAATGTTCGGGCCGGATACGGAGCTGCTGTCGGGACGGCACGTGATCTTCGTCGATGTGGGAGTGCGGGAGGCCACCGACGCCGCCAGGGAGCTCTTTCGCTCCACCCTCGCGGTTCGTGTCGAGATGGATCTCGAGAGCCACGATCGGCTCATCGCATACGTGCTCGGTCTCTCCCACGCGCTCAACATCGCCTTTTTCACCGCGTTGGCGGAGAGCGGAGAGCGGGCGCCGGAGTTGGCGAAGCTTTCGAGCACCACATTCGACGAGCAGCTTCTGGTCTCGAAGAAAGTGGCTGGCGAGAGCCCTCGACTCTACTTCGAGATCCAATCCCTGAACGAATATGGCACCGAGGCGCTGGCGGCGCTTCTCTATGCCGTGGAACGAATCCGATCCGTGGTGCGCGCGGGAGACGAGGCCGGGTTTGCCGCTCTGATGGAGCGGGGAAAGGCCTATCTGAGCGGGCGGTAA